The region TCATCATCCGGGTGGTGCACATCGCGCCCGGCCCGACACCGACCTTGACCACGTCCGCGCCCGCCTCGACCAGGTCGCGAACGCCCTGCGCGGTGACGACGTTGCCCGCCACCACGGGGACCGCGGGCTCGGCGGCCCGGACCGCCCGCAGCGCGGCCAGCATCTTCTCCTGGTGCCCGTGCGCGGTGTCCACGACCAGCGCGTCCACGCCCGCCTTCACCAGCTCGGCGGCCTTGGCGCGCACGTCGCCGTTGACCCCGATCGCCGCCGCGACGCGCAGCCGGCCCTCGTCGTCCACCGCCGGGGTGTAGACGTCGGCCCGCAACGCGCCCAGCGCCGTCATGACGCCCCGCAGGCGGCCGTCGGCGTCCACGCCCAGCACGACCCGCTGCGTGCCGCCGTGCAGCCGCGCGAACACCTCGCGCGGCGGGGTGTCCAGCGGCAGCGTGACGATCCGGTCGTCGGCGACGTCGTGCAGCCGGGTGAACCGGTCGACTCCGGTGAGCGCGGCCTCGTCCACGACGCCCGCGGGCCGGCCGTCCTCGCCGACCACGACGACCGCGCCGTGCGCCCGCTTGTGCAGCAGGTTGAGGGCGTCGGCCACCGAGTCGCCGGGGTGCAGGGTGAGCGGGGTGTCCCAGACCGGGTGGCGTTGTTTCACCCAGGACACGATCTCGGCCACCGCGTCCGGCGCGACGTCCTGCGGCAGCACCACCAGCCCGCCGCGGCGGGCCACGGTCTCGGCCATCCGCCGCCCGGCGACCGCGGTCATGTTCGCGACCACGACCGGGATGGTGGCTCCGGTGCCGTCGGACGTGGAGAGGTCGACGCCGAACCGGGAGTCCACGGCCGATCGGCCGGGCACCAGGAAGACGTCGTCGTAGGTCAAGTCGTAGCCGGCCCCATGGCCTTCGATGAATCGCACGAGACTTTGACACTACCCGCCGCCGACCGGTTTCGCCCTTGGTCGCGGACACCTGTTCGGGGTGCGGAAAGCGGTGTTCGGTTGGGTGGTCCTCCAAGTGGTGTCGTCTGGTTCGCCCGCTGCCCTGCCGCTTTCGGCCGTGTTGCCGGGCCGCGTCCCGTCGTGCAGCGCCGCGTGTCGCCTGGGTCGGCCGTGGCGCGTGCGGGCGCGGTCGGTGCGTCCGGGCCGCCCGTCTGGCCGCTGTGCCGGGCGTGGTGTGCAGTGGCGTGGCCTGGTGCCTCGGGTGTTCGTTGGTGGTTCTCGGCGCGGAGGTGGTGCTCTGGTCGTTCTGGGCGCGCCGGGTGGCGGGTCACGGGGGCGTCGGGGTGCCTCCCTTCGGCAGGAGGGCGCGGACGGCGTCGATGGTGTCGGCTTCGGCCGGGTCCTTGTCCGGGCGGTAGCGCAGGACGCGGGCGAAGCGCAGGGCCACGCCGCCCGGGTACCTCGGGCTGACCTGGACGCCGTCCAGCTCGATCTCGATCACCAGTTCCGGGCGGACCGTCACCACCCAGTCACCGCGGTCGGTGGCGATCGACAGGAGTTCGCGGGTCTGCCACGCCAGCAGTTCGTCGGTCAGGCCCTTGAACGTCTTGCCGACCATGACCGGCGGGCCGCCCTCCGGGTCGCGGGCGCCCAGGTGCAGGTTGGACAGCAGGCCCTTGCGCCGGCCGCTGCCCCACTCGACGCCGAGCACCACCAGGTCGAGGGTGTGCACGGGCTTGACCTTCTGCCACGCCCGACCGCGCCGGCCCGCCGCGTACACCGACTCCAGCGACTTGACCATGACGCCCTCGTGGCCCGCCGCCAGCGCCGCGTCCAGGACGGCCGCGGCCCGCTCCTCGTCCGGTTCGACCACGCCCGGGATGACGTGGTCGCCCGCCGCCTTGCGCAGCGCGGCCAGGCGCTCGCGCAGCGGCTCGTCCAGCAGGTCGACGCCGTCCAGGTGCAGGCAGTCGAAGAAGAACGGGCTCAGCAGCAGCGACCGGGTGTCGCCCTCGGCACCCAGCAGGGCGCCGAACCGGCTCATCGTCTCCTGGAACGGCCTGGGCTTGCCGTCGTCGGTCAGCGCCAGCGTCTCGCCGTCGAGCACCACCGACTCGCACGGCAGCCCGCACACCAGTTCCACCAGCTCCGGCACGGTGCCGGTGATCTCCCGCAGGTTCCGGGTGAAGATGTGCACCTGTTCGCCGGACCGGTGCACCTGGATGCGGGCACCGTCGAGCTTGTGCTCCACCACGCACGCGCCCAGCTCGGCCAGCGCCTCGGGCAGCGACTCGGCGGGCGAGGCCAGCATCGGCCGCACCGGGCGGCCCACCTCCAGCCGGAACGCGGCCAGCGCCGACTCGCCCTCGCGCGCCGCCACCGCTGTCGCCGGGAGGCTCCCGGAGAGCATGTACGCCCGCCGGACCACCTCGACGGGCACCTCGGCGGCCCGCGCGATGGCGTCCACCATCACCCCTTCGAGAGCGCCCTGGCGCAGCTCGCCGGTGAGCAGCCGGCGCAGGAAGTCCTGCTCGGCGGCGGTCGCCCGGCCGAACAGGTCGGTCAACGCCGCGGCCCGGCGCTGCACCGCGCCCTTGCCGGCGATCGAGGCGTACCCGCCCAGCGCCTCGTCCACCTCGACCACCGTCAGCCCCGGCTGCTCGGCGGGCGGCGGCGCGATGTCGAACACGGTGCGGTAGCCCGCCCCGATGCGGCCCTGGCTGGGGACGCCGATCAGGAACGAGACGACCGCGGGCGTGCTCATCCGGCGCACCAGCTCGGCCAGGGCGGCGACCTTGGCCAGGCGGGAACGCGTCGCCGCCAGGGCGGCGGACGTCTCGACTACCTCGCTGAACAACACGTGACCATGGTGCACCGGGGCACCGACAATGTCGTGCGTGGAGCCGGTGAACACTTCTGGGTGAACTACCGGGGCGAGACTGTTTCCGCAGCTCAGAGGGCTTCGAGTAGTTCGTGGACGGCGTGCCGGAGGCGGTCCGGGGTGAGCGCGGCGTAGCCCAGGACCAGGCCGGGGAACGTCGGCAGCCGGCAGTAGTTCGCCAGCGCCGGGGCGTTCACGCCGCGCCGGGCCAGCCGTTCCTGCACCGCGAGGTCGTCCACGCCGGCCGGCAGCCGGACCACCACGTGCAGGCCGGCGGCGACGCCGATCGGCGTCCAGTCCGGCAGCACCCGGGACAGCTCGTCCAGCAACGCGTCCCGGCGGGCCCGGTAGAGCTGCCTGGTGCGGCGCAGGTGCCGGTCGTAGCCGCCGGTCTTGAGCAGCTGC is a window of Saccharothrix espanaensis DSM 44229 DNA encoding:
- a CDS encoding GuaB1 family IMP dehydrogenase-related protein, translating into MRFIEGHGAGYDLTYDDVFLVPGRSAVDSRFGVDLSTSDGTGATIPVVVANMTAVAGRRMAETVARRGGLVVLPQDVAPDAVAEIVSWVKQRHPVWDTPLTLHPGDSVADALNLLHKRAHGAVVVVGEDGRPAGVVDEAALTGVDRFTRLHDVADDRIVTLPLDTPPREVFARLHGGTQRVVLGVDADGRLRGVMTALGALRADVYTPAVDDEGRLRVAAAIGVNGDVRAKAAELVKAGVDALVVDTAHGHQEKMLAALRAVRAAEPAVPVVAGNVVTAQGVRDLVEAGADVVKVGVGPGAMCTTRMMTGVGRPQFSAVAECAAQARALGKHVWADGGVRHPRDVALALAAGASAAMVGSWFAGTYESPGDLQRDESGRLYKESFGMASKRAVSARTQGDNAFERAKKGLFEEGISSSRMRLDPTRPGVEDLLDSITAGVRSACTYAGAGTLEEFHERATLGIQSAAGFAEGRPLPSGW
- a CDS encoding ATP-dependent DNA ligase, with the protein product MLFSEVVETSAALAATRSRLAKVAALAELVRRMSTPAVVSFLIGVPSQGRIGAGYRTVFDIAPPPAEQPGLTVVEVDEALGGYASIAGKGAVQRRAAALTDLFGRATAAEQDFLRRLLTGELRQGALEGVMVDAIARAAEVPVEVVRRAYMLSGSLPATAVAAREGESALAAFRLEVGRPVRPMLASPAESLPEALAELGACVVEHKLDGARIQVHRSGEQVHIFTRNLREITGTVPELVELVCGLPCESVVLDGETLALTDDGKPRPFQETMSRFGALLGAEGDTRSLLLSPFFFDCLHLDGVDLLDEPLRERLAALRKAAGDHVIPGVVEPDEERAAAVLDAALAAGHEGVMVKSLESVYAAGRRGRAWQKVKPVHTLDLVVLGVEWGSGRRKGLLSNLHLGARDPEGGPPVMVGKTFKGLTDELLAWQTRELLSIATDRGDWVVTVRPELVIEIELDGVQVSPRYPGGVALRFARVLRYRPDKDPAEADTIDAVRALLPKGGTPTPP